The Xenopus laevis strain J_2021 chromosome 7S, Xenopus_laevis_v10.1, whole genome shotgun sequence genome includes a window with the following:
- the grwd1.S gene encoding glutamate-rich WD repeat containing 1 (The RefSeq protein has 3 substitutions compared to this genomic sequence): MSGTGEATWRSPGKDEEEDEGMEESDSEDEDDEGDIMEEEEGDEKDKGPRRVYVPGMEPLKEGEELVMDQEAYVLYHQAQTGAPCLSFDVIRDTLGENRADYPLTMFLCAGTQADTAQANRMLVMKMYNLHRTSKEKKDDSDSESSDSGEEEDEEENKPQLELAMVPHYGGINRIRASTMGDVPVAAVWSEKGQVEIYDLRKQLEAVSDSQTLTAFLKEEQAKIKPVFSFSGHMTEGFSMDWSPKAAGRLVTGDCSKNIHLWNPREGGTWHVDQRPFTGHTKSVEDLQWSPTEATVFASCSVDASIRIWDIRAAPNKACMLTASQAHDSDVNVISWNRQEPFIVSGGDDGVLKIWDLRQFQKGVSVAKFKQHTGPITSVEWHPTDSGVFAASGADDQITQWDLAVERDQDQEEETEDPALAGIPPQLLFVHQGEKDIKELHWHHQCPGIVISTALSGFNVFRTISV; the protein is encoded by the exons ATGTCAGGCACCGGTGAAGCCACATGGAGAAGTCCTGGAAAGGATGAGGAGGAAGATGAAGGTATGGAAGAGTCGGACAGCGAGGATGAAGATGACGAGGGCGATATCATGGAGGAAGAGGAGGGCGATGAGAAGGACAAAGGTCCCAGGAGGGTCTATGTGCCGGGCATGGAGCCTCTCAAGGAGGGGGAAGAGCTGGTGATGGACCAGGAGGCTTATGTTCTGTATCACCAGGCGCAAACAG GTGCCCCATGTTTAAGCTTTGATGTCATTCGTGATACCCTAGGGGAAAATCGCGCAGACTACCCACTGACTATGTTCCTCTGTGCTGGTACTCAGGCTGACACTGCTCAAGCCAACAG AATGCTGGTAATGAAAATGTACAATTTGCACCGGACGAGCAAGGAAAAGAAAGACGATTCCGATTCGGAAAGCAGTGACAGTGGTGAAGAAGAGGATGAGGAAGAAAACAAGCCACAGTTAGAACTTGCTATGGTGCCTCATTACGGCGGCATCAATAGAATTCGT GCATCTACAATGGGGGATGTACCTGTGGCTGCTGTCTGGTCAGAGAAAGGGCAGGTGGAGATTTATGATCTAAGAAAGCAGCTGGAAGCAGTGTCAGACTCTCAGACGCTCGCTGCTTTTCTAAAGGAGGAACAAGCCAAAATCAAACCAGTGTTTTCTTTCTCAGGGCACATGACTGAAGGTTTTTCAATGGATTGGTCTCCAAAAGCAGCAG GGCGTTTGGTTACTGGTGACTGCAGTAAGAACATCCATCTGTGGAATCCAAGGGAAGGAGGAACGTGGCATGTTGACCAAAGACCGTTCACAGGCCATACCAAATCTGTCGAGGATCTTCAGTGGTCTCCTACTGAAGCCACG GTATTTGCCTCCTGTTCAGTGGATGCTTCAATTCGTATTTGGGACATCAGGGCGGCCCCTAATAAAGCCTGCATGCTGACTGCCAGCCAAGCCCATGACAGTGATGTAAATGTGATCAGCTGGAATCACCAGGAACCTTTCATTGTTAGCGGAGGAGACGATGGTGTCTTAAAGATCTGGGACCTTCGCCAGTTCCAG AAAGGCGTGAGCGTGGCCAAGTTCAAACAGCACACGGCTCCAATCACGTCGGTAGAGTGGCACCCGACTGACAGTGGCGTCTTCGCAGCGTCGGGGGCCGACGACCAAATCACACAGTGGGATCTGGCAGTTGAAAGAGATCAGGATCAGGAAGAAGAAACAGAAGACCCAGCATTGGCCGGCATCCCTCCACAGCTGCTCTTTGTCCATCAAGGAGAAAAAGACATTAAAGAACTTCACTGGCATCACCAGTGCCCAGGAATAGTCATCAGCACGGCACTGTCTGGCTTTAATGTTTTCCGTACCATCAGTGTGTGA